Genomic window (Roseivirga sp. 4D4):
TTCTGTTGGTGCGATAGCGCTTTCAACAAATGGTTTGCGACTTGGTGTTGACTTCAAAGGAGGCCGATCTTATGTTGTGAAATTCGACCAGCCAATGGTTGCATCTGATGTGAAGGCTTCTTTGTCAAGTGGCGTATTTACTGAAGATGGGGTAGAGGTGAAAGAATACAATGCGAGTAATATTCTTAAGGTGACTACTTCTTATAAGGTTGATGAAGAATCAACTGTTGTAGATGATGAAGTAAGAAGCACTTTAGTAACAGGTCTTGCATCTGCTACAGGAAAAACCTTTGTTGATGGAAAGCTTAATCCTGATGCTGGAGAATTTACCATCATCGGATCTTCCAAAGTAGGAGCAACCATTGCCGATGATATTAAGAATTCATCTTACAAGTCTTTCGGTTTCTCAATCTTGGCAATCTTTGTTTACATCTTAATCAGGTTTAGAAGATGGCAGTTCTCATTGGGTGCAATTGTGGCCTTGGTACATGATGCATTTATTGTGCTTTCTGCTTTCGCAATTGCCGGATGGTTAGGTATTAGTTTTGAAATCGATCAAGTATTTATTGCGGCCCTTTTGACCATTATAGGTTACTCGATAAATGATACCGTGGTAGTGTTTGACCGTATTCGTGAGAACCTACAATTAAAAGGATCGAGAGACTTGATTGGAACATTTAATGAGTCTATCAACTCGACCATTAGCCGTACTTTGATTACGTCAATGACTACCTTGATCGTGGTATTGGTACTATTCATTTTCGGTGGTGAAGTATTGAGAGGATTCTCTTTCGCCTTGTTAATCGGTATTCTAGTGGGTACTTACTCTTCAGTTTTCGTGGCAACTCCAACAGTTGTTGACTTAACTAAGAAAACCCTTGGTGCCGCTGCTGATAAGGAAAAAGAATCTGCAAGAGCTAGAGCAGCTGCTAAGGCAGAGGCTACTGCACAACAGGCTTAAATCTAGCATTAGATATAAAACTAAAATGCCATCTCGGTTAATCGGGATGGCATTTTTTATGATACTGTTTTAAACAGGGAAAGCTTACACCTCTTCCACAATAAAAAAGCCGTCATCACCAGCGTTTTGATATAGTGGCATAAAGATTCTGCCTCCAATCGGTGCTGTGATTTTACCACTTTTGTCTTCGGCTAAAAGTTCACCTTTCTCGACAAACTGAAAGCTGTCAAATCCAGGTTTCATATGGAAGAAATCATGCGGCTTGACTTCATGACGATGAAGTACTCTCAGAATATTTGGTTGATCCTTCTTCATAGAGCCTACAAGCTCCTGGTAATGCAGTAGCATTGACATGTCATGCTGCTCGTCTATGAGGCCCGATTCCGTCATTAATTGCCAAATGCCATAAGTATGGACCTCTTTGGTTTTTTCAGCACCTATTTGCCCTCCTTCGAAGGCAAATGCCGTTACTCTCGGGCTTTTGAAATACCGAAGTAAGGTTCCCTCGATATAGTCATCCAAATTCATGACAATTGGAAGTTGTAGCGATTTAAT
Coding sequences:
- a CDS encoding succinylglutamate desuccinylase/aspartoacylase family protein; amino-acid sequence: MNRIISEKSGSDNNVLMIVIGGLHGNELSGVKAIQNVFDRLEETNINVHGKIVGIAGNLQAISEKRRFLNYDLNRCWTQAFIDKTLAKPASECEKEDIELRELYHLINDLLAEDYRQVYIVDLHATSADNGNFIVHAGMPAYDSVIKSLQLPIVMNLDDYIEGTLLRYFKSPRVTAFAFEGGQIGAEKTKEVHTYGIWQLMTESGLIDEQHDMSMLLHYQELVGSMKKDQPNILRVLHRHEVKPHDFFHMKPGFDSFQFVEKGELLAEDKSGKITAPIGGRIFMPLYQNAGDDGFFIVEEV